From one Allorhizobium ampelinum S4 genomic stretch:
- a CDS encoding GMC family oxidoreductase, translating into MSELKRFYDVIIIGSGVGGGALANRLAESGRNILMIERGPRLPREDDNWSVDAVFHQKKYATTEEWRDKDGQSFRPSTFYYVGGNSKFFGAATLRFRREDFEDLAHEGGIAPAWPVSYDEFEPYYAVAERLMGTHGTAGIDPTEPPRSGPMPHPAIGHEPEIAFFEKKLKERGLHPFPLPIAIDYHQGGSCIRCRTCDGFACKLGAKGDAEVRLVNPALARGKGKIELVTEAFVHRLLTDPTGKRVTGVELTHAGEKKLIEADLFVSSAGAINSAALLLRSANQAHKRGIGNSMSDQLGRNYMAHNNTALMAISPFKKNRVIFQKSMAINDYYLANTEKPYPLGNIQGLGKLQGGMLTAGAAWAPEWLMSIFADRSVDWWLMSEDLPDPENRVTVDPDGRIRLSYTANNLKSHNELVKVWSRHMRALGYPLIITNKMDIKVSMHQCGTARFGKAPETSVLDTHCKVWDVDNLYVVDASFLPSSTAVNPSLTIVAQAQRTAEHILAQWGETAVTPQASPTVA; encoded by the coding sequence ATGAGTGAGTTGAAGCGATTTTACGACGTGATCATTATTGGATCAGGTGTCGGCGGCGGCGCGCTGGCGAACCGGCTGGCGGAATCGGGCCGCAATATCCTGATGATCGAACGTGGCCCACGGCTGCCACGCGAAGACGACAACTGGAGCGTCGATGCGGTTTTTCACCAGAAAAAATATGCAACGACCGAAGAATGGCGCGACAAGGATGGTCAATCTTTCCGCCCCAGCACGTTTTATTATGTCGGCGGCAACAGCAAATTCTTCGGTGCGGCGACCCTGCGCTTTCGCCGGGAGGATTTCGAGGATTTGGCCCATGAAGGCGGCATTGCCCCGGCCTGGCCGGTTTCCTACGATGAGTTTGAGCCTTATTATGCTGTGGCCGAACGGTTGATGGGGACGCATGGAACGGCGGGCATCGACCCGACCGAGCCGCCACGCTCCGGCCCCATGCCGCATCCGGCCATTGGCCATGAACCGGAAATCGCCTTCTTCGAAAAAAAGCTGAAGGAAAGGGGACTGCATCCCTTTCCGTTGCCGATTGCCATTGATTACCATCAGGGCGGCAGCTGTATCCGATGTCGGACCTGTGACGGCTTTGCCTGCAAGCTCGGCGCCAAGGGGGATGCGGAGGTGCGCCTCGTCAATCCGGCGCTCGCCCGTGGCAAAGGTAAGATCGAGCTTGTCACGGAAGCCTTTGTACATCGTTTGCTGACCGATCCGACTGGCAAGAGGGTGACGGGTGTTGAACTGACCCATGCGGGTGAGAAAAAGCTGATCGAAGCCGACCTGTTCGTCTCCAGTGCAGGTGCGATCAATTCGGCAGCCCTTCTGCTGCGATCAGCCAATCAGGCCCATAAGCGCGGCATCGGCAACAGCATGTCCGACCAGCTCGGCCGCAATTACATGGCGCATAACAATACGGCGTTGATGGCGATTTCGCCCTTCAAGAAGAACCGGGTCATCTTCCAGAAATCCATGGCAATCAACGATTATTATCTCGCCAATACCGAAAAACCTTATCCGCTTGGCAATATCCAGGGGCTTGGCAAATTGCAGGGCGGCATGCTGACCGCTGGTGCGGCCTGGGCGCCGGAATGGTTGATGTCGATCTTCGCCGACCGCAGTGTCGATTGGTGGCTGATGTCGGAAGACCTGCCCGATCCTGAAAACCGCGTCACCGTCGATCCGGATGGCCGCATCCGTTTGAGCTATACGGCCAACAATCTCAAATCGCACAATGAATTGGTGAAGGTTTGGTCACGGCATATGCGCGCGTTGGGCTATCCGCTGATCATCACCAACAAGATGGACATCAAGGTGTCCATGCATCAATGCGGCACCGCACGCTTTGGAAAGGCACCGGAAACCTCGGTTCTGGACACGCATTGCAAGGTTTGGGATGTCGATAATCTCTATGTCGTCGATGCGTCCTTCCTGCCGTCCTCCACCGCCGTCAATCCGTCGCTGACCATTGTCGCGCAGGCGCAGCGGACCGCCGAACATATTCTGGCCCAATGGGGCGAAACCGCCGTTACGCCACAGGCTTCACCAACCG